In the genome of Candidatus Baltobacteraceae bacterium, the window CCTCCGGCGCATCCTCAACCGTAAAAGTCGCCGTCGCGAGGAGGCCGGTCACAGCTATTGCAATCTGCTCGCGGCTGTACTCGTAGAGCGATTGTAGAACCCAGGCAACTTCCGCGAGAACAACACGGTTGACGAGCGCCGGGGTGTCCGGCGCGCAATGTTTGGTAAGATACGCCTTTGCGAGAGCGAGCTGTTTCGAGTCGTCCTTGGCGATCAATCGAACGAGGACGTTAGTATCAATCGCGATCACGCATTTCGTCCCGCGCGCTTACGAATCGCTTCGTTCATTTCTTCAACCGTATGCTTGCGTGGCGACGGCGGGAGTAGCGCCGAGAATTGGTCGAGCGTCAGCGTGGCCGGAGTAAGATACACCCGCGTCCCCTCCGCGACGTACTCGATGCGGTCCCCTGGTTGGAGATGGAGTAAATCTCGGACCTCTTTTGGGAGCGTCGTCTGTCCCTTGCTCGTGAGCGTTGAGGATGGCACAAAATATCTCCTTACCTAATGTAAGGATACATCAGGCGAGGTAAGGCGTCAACAGTGGAGCTCAGGATGCCAGGTCACCGGGGCCGAAGCGGGCGCGTTGATGGATCGTATGCGTGCTGCCATGGTGGGACTGCTCGTCGCCTTGTGCGCGACCGTGACCCCCGCCCGGGCGCAGGAAGCGCTCTCGGACGCGTGGTGGACGGGGCCGATGCTGGCGCCCAGTGCGAACACGCTGCCGCGCGGACATGTGCTCGTGGAACCGTACCTCTACGACATGATGCAGTACGGCAGCTACGATCGCGGCGGCAAACTCACACCCGCGCAGCACGCGAACGATCTCGGTTCGTTCGCCTACCTCATCTACGGTTTGACCGATCGCGTCAGCGTGGGTCTGATCCCGATCCTCGGTTACAACACCGGCGGTGGCGCGCCGAGCAGCAGCGGGATCGGCTTCGGCGACCTCGGCGTGCTGGCACAGTACCGGCTCACCCAATACCATCTCGGGAGCTGGGTGCCGATCACCGCGATCGCGGTTCAAGAAACGCTTCCCAC includes:
- a CDS encoding type II toxin-antitoxin system VapC family toxin yields the protein MIAIDTNVLVRLIAKDDSKQLALAKAYLTKHCAPDTPALVNRVVLAEVAWVLQSLYEYSREQIAIAVTGLLATATFTVEDAPEVRAALEHYRKGGIDFSDALIATTNRRSGASCTATFDRPASKKLPEFTLIE